The Wansuia hejianensis genomic interval CACAAGGCAGGGACAGGAGGATCAGCAGCACGATGTTGAAGAGCGCCGCCTTTTTCCTGCTCCACCCAAACAGATCCGCCCAAAAGCCGAGTATATTCTCAAATACGGCGATGATCGTAGAAAACGCCGCAAATGCCATAAAGACAAAGAAAAGACTTCCCCAAACTCTTCCGCCGGGCATAGAATGGAAGATATTGGGCAGCGTCACAAAAATCAGCTTGGGACCGCTGTCCGGACTCACACCATAGGCAAAACATGCCGGAAAAATGATAAGGCCGGAAACGATCGCCACAAAGGTATCAAGTGCGGAAACTGTAACGGCTTCCCCCATCAGCGTCCTGTCTTTGCCGAGATAGCTGCCGAAAATAGCCATAGCGCCAATGCCCAGGCTCAGAGTGAAGAATGACTGGTTCATGGCCGACACCAGGACGTTGCCCACCCCGGTTTCCTGCATCCGCTCTACGCTGGGAACCAGATAAAATGCCAGCCCTTCTGCTCCGCCAGGCAGAACGATACTTCTCACCGCCAGGATCACCATGATCGCCAGCAGCGCAAGCATCATCCACTTTGTGATCTTTTCCACACCTTTTTTCAATCCCAGTGAACAGATGAAAAATCCCAGGACTACTACGATCACCATCCAGAAAGCCATCGTCTGTGGGCTTCCTGTCATTTCACCGAACACTGCTTCCACAGCCTCTGGCGTCTCCGTAGTCTCGAATCTACCGCTGGCCATCAGGTAAAAATAGTGGAGCATCCAACCAGCCACTACTGTATAGAACATCATCAGGATATAATTACCGGCCACGGCCACAATCCCATGCAAATGCCACTTCTGGCCCGGCTTCTCCAGCTGCTGGCAGGCTTTCACCGCACTCCTCCTGCTGGCCCGTCCGACCGCGAACTCCATGGTCAGTATCGGAACTCCCAGCACCACCAGGAAGAACAGATACACCAGTACAAATATCCCCCCGCCGCTGTTGCCAGCCACATAGGGGAACCTCCACACGTTTCCGATGCCGATTGCGCACCCGGCTGAAATCAGAACAAATCCCAGCCTGGAACTAAACTTCTCCCTCTCCATCTTTAGTTTCTCCCTTAATATTCAAGTCTTACCGCAGACGGTCCGGAAACCTCCCGGCAGCCCGCAATTATTATACAGTATATCGGTTTCCCCTTAACTGTGTCAATTCAACGCGGCACCAGTTTAGTCCAGTGCCGCGTCAATCTGATTGCTTATTCAATTCTTTCTTAACAGAACTGACTGTCTGCCGGTTACAGCTTTGCAGCGGCCTCTTTAAAAACAGCCTTCAATCGCACCAGATCCTCCTGATCCGGATGAGTCAGCGCCTTGTCAAAGTTAGAAATCATCAGGTCATAATGTGCTCCCTGATTGGGCACCTCCTCCTTCAGCTTATTATATCTGTCTCTGATCGCCTGAGGCATCTTCCCCTGGCACATAAATCTTCCGATCACATCATTGGAATCGTTCAGGTTGTCCTCCACCGCATCCAGCACACCGTCAAAATACGTCTGGCTGTCTCCAAAGCCGGCAGTGCCAAATAAAAAGATTTTTCTATTATGAAGTGTCTTCAAAAGCTTCCGGGATGACTCATCCGCACCTCCCTGGTCGGTCCAAAATCCCACACATACCAAGTCTGCCTCCTCCGGATTCTCTACCTTCGTCTCTCCGGCCAGCAATTCTTCAATCACCTGCCCCAGCATTCCGGTGTTTCCGGTAGCCGATGAACAAAACATAGCGTATTTCATGATGATAACCTCCTCTCCTTATTTTGAACCATTATAACACCATAGTTCCGTTTCGTAAATGCACCAGATAACAATCTTTATTCCGGACTTTACCGTCATGATTTAGATTGAGTTTTGTATTTATCCGTTTTTCCGTATATCTAATATTTACATAATTTGCTTTATCATATACAATAAAACCATATAATATACTCGCCGAGAGAATGTATTAATTCGCCGCTGGCGTTTTAATAAATTATCACTATAAGGAAGGAATCACAAATGAAAAAGAGAATTACAGCAATTTTATTAACATCAGTTTTAGTTTTATCCATGTCATCCTGTGGAAACTCTGAATCACAACAGCAGGTCGAAGAGTTAACCGCACAGCTCGATCAGCTTCAGGAAGACTATGATGCATTGAAAGAAGAGTTAAAGGCTGCGCAAAAAACGGCTGAGGAACACACTGTTGAAAATAAGGATGCCCCGATAGAACAAATTACAAAAGAAGAAACAGATGAAAAATCAGAAACTGCTGATGAACCTTCTTATGAAATCACTTACCAGAACGCTATTTTTCATACTGATGAATATGGATACATTACCACAAGATCAATTGCAGAGGTCAAAAACACAGGCGAAGCTGATTTATATCTTCCATATGGTTCATATGATCTCAAAACACAAGACGGAAGCATTGTTCATTCATCAAAATTTTTCCGTCCGGCACCTCAGATAATTGCCCCTGGCAAAACAGGATATTATTTTGAAAATGTATATATGGACGAAGGCACTCCTACGGAAGGGATTTCCATTACGCCGTATATCACTCCGGAAACTTCCAAATTAAAGAATTATCGTTTGGAAATAAGCAATACCGCTATTTTTGATAAAGAGTATGGTGGAATAGATGTTCACGGAGAAGTAACCAATACAAGTGATGTCGCTCATGAATATTTGGATATCATGATTGTGTTTTTTGACAGCGAAGGACATAGTATCGGCCAAGCTTATGATTTGATAAGCGAAACGCTCCAACCTGGAGAAACAAGAGGTTTTGACATATCTGCAAGCGACCTGCCAACTACGATAACAACAGCTGATATTGCAAAGTATCAAGTTTACGCATTTCCTGAACAGTATCAATATTAATAACAAATTTTCATTTTGGGGCTATCACTGAATTGCGTGAACCGCTCCCTGTCAAGTAGACAATCCAAAAAATATAAGTTTTTTATGCCAGCAGGTCTTCCTGCTGGCAGTTTTATGCTACCTGCAAATTGTACATCTCGTGCTTTCCCTCTGGTGTTATTACTCCTAAATTTCTTAGTAACCGCCTTTTGTTGTAATATTCGATATAATCATCTATCATCCCAATCAGAGACTTTCTTCCGGTAATTTTTTTCCATAATCATATCCCCTGTCACTGTGAAACAGAAGTTACGCATCTGGGTTAGACTTTACTGCAGCATCGAATCTTTCAAAAACCGACTTATTATCGTTGTGATCACGGATCGCCAAGAAGACAATCTTTCTGTCATATAAATCCACAATCGCATTAAGATAAACCTTGTGTTTTTCAATCCCGATATACTAGTGGAATTCTGTTACATCCGTCAGCCATTTCTGATTTGGCGCTTCCGCTGTAAATTCCCTGTTCAGTACATTTTCTGCGATATACTGTGGATTTTTTTAATCTCAGATAATTATAACCTCTTCTTAAAATCCTCATAACCGAACTGCTTCCAGACCCTGCAGTCCCCGTCTTCTTCTTCCAGCGCGATGGCCGGAAGTCCGATCCCGTTGAAAGTGTTATTTTTCACCATGGTATAGATGGCCATATCCTCGAATACCAGCGTTTCACCCGGCGTGAGTATATGGCTGAAGGAATAGTCGCCGATCACATCTCCGGCCAGACAGGTAGGTCCGGCCAGGCGGAAGGTATATTCTTTCTCCCCCGGCTTTCCGGCGCCCCGGAGTGGAGGACGGTAGGGCATCTCCAGCACATCCGGCATATGGCAGGCAGCGGAGCCGTCCAGAATGGCGATATCCAGGCCGTTTCTGCCCAGCTCCAGCACTTTCGTGAGAAGGACCCCGGCATTCAGGGCGATCGCTTCTCCCGGCTCCAGATAGACTTCCGCTCCATAGCGCTGCCGGACCCTGCGAATACATCGTTCCAGCAGCTCCCGGTCATAATCTGCTCTGGTTATGTGATGGCCGCCGCCAAAATTGATCCATTTTACCCCTGAAAGCCATGGGGAAAATTTTTCCTCTACTGAGCGGAGCGTCAGCTCCAGCGCATCGGCGTTCTGCTCGCAGAGCGTATGGAAATGGATTCCCTCAACGCCCTTCATCAATTCCTCCGACAGCTGTCCCGCTGTCGTTCCCAGTCTTGAACCAGGGGCGCAGGGATCATAGATCGCGTGGCCTTCCTGGGTAGAACATTCCGGATTAATCCGTATGCCCACACTCCTTCCGGCCCTCCGCGCCCGATCTTTATACCGCCTGGCCTGTCCCGGAGAATTCAGCACGATATGGTCACAGTATTTCAGGATTTCATCGAATTCTTCTTCCCGGTAAGCGGGGGAAAATATGTGATTTTCCCCTCCCATCTCTTCCGCCCCCAGCCGTGCTTCAAACAGGCTGCTGGCCGTCGCCCCTGAGAGATAGCTCCCGATCAGAGGATAGAGCGCATACAGGGAGAAGGCTTTTTGCGCCAGAAGTATCCGGCATCCGGTCCTGTCCATGACTCCGTTCAGAATCTCCAGGTTTTCACGGATTTTTTTTACAGATATCAGATAGCAGGGTGTTGGCAGTTCCTCTCTTCTCATCCGCTGTCAGTCCTCTACCAGCTCCGGCGTCTCGCTGACCTTCCAGGGCAGCCCGAACCGGTTCAGCGCATCCATGAAAGGATCGGGATCAAACTCTTCGATATTATAAACTCCCGGCCCTCTCCAGGTTCCGTTCATCACCAGCATGGCTCCGATCATGGCCGGAACGCCTGTGGTATAAGCAACTGCCTGGGAACCTACTTCCCGGTAGCATTCCTGATGGTCACAGACATTATAAATATAGATGTTCTTTTCTTTCCCGTCCTTTTTCCCGCGGAAAATGCATCCGATGTTGGTCTTCCCTTTTGTCCTCGGCCCCAGAGATGAGGGGTCCGGCAGCACTGCTTTCAGGAACTGCAGCGGCACGATTTCTTTGCCCTCGTAAAGGATTGGTTCAATGGAGGTCATTCCCACATCTTCCAGGCATCTTAAATGATTCAGATAACTCTGCCCGAAGGTCATGAAGAAACGGATTCTCCGGATGCCTGGTATGTTCAGCGCAAGAGACTCTATCTCCTCATGATGGAGCAGATACATATCCTTTGGCCCCACCTCAGGGAAATCGTAGACTTTCTTGATCTCCATGGGCTCCGTCTCCACCCAGCGTCCATCCTCCCAGTAAGAGCCTTTGGCTGAAACCTCCCGGATGTTGATTTCCGGATTAAAATTCGTCGCGAAGGGGTAACCGTGGTCTCCCGCATTGCAGTCCAGAATATCAATATAATTTATTTCATCAAAGTAATGCTTCAGCGCATACGCGCTGAACACCCCTGTCACTCCTGGATCAAAGCCGCTGCCCAGAAGCGCAGTGATCCCCGCCTCCTCATACCGCTTCCGGTACGCCCACTGCCATTTATATTCGAACTTCGCCGTATCCTCCGGCTCATAATTAGCCGTATCAATATAATGAGTCTTTGTCGCCAGACAGGCATCCATGATCGTCAGATCCTGGTACGGCAGCGCCAGATTCAGCACCACGTCGGGCTTTACCTCCTGTATCAGCCGGATCAGGGCATCCACATCGTTAGCGTCTACCTGAGCAGTGGTAATCTTCGTATCCGTTGTCTTTTCCAGCTTCTCCTTTAACGCTTCACATTTGGCCACCGTCCGGCTGGCTATGCAGATCTCTGTAAATTCTCCACTGTTCTGGCAGCACTTATGAATCGCCACACTTGCCACGCCCCCGCAGCCGATAATCAACGCTTTTCCCATCTTCATCCATCCTTTCTCATTCTGTTTCGCCTGTTACAGGCTTTCTATCTCTATTTTAGCTTTTTCTTTCTTATTCTACTATTCAGTGCTGCATTCCGAGCAGCAGTTCCCGGATCAGCTTTCCGGCAGCCGCCGTTGAAACCCCGCTGGCATCATAATGAGGGCTAAGCTCCACCACGTCGCAGCCGACGATCGTGCTGTTTTCGCAGATTTCCAGCAACGCTTCCAACAATTCCATAAAACCCGCGCCTCCGGCCTCCGGCGTACCGGTACCCGGAAATACTGACGGGTCCAGGACATCCAGATCCAGCGTCAGGTAAATGGGACAGTCGGAAAGACGCCGGACAGCGTCTCCGATTCCTTCCAGACGGAACGGATGCATCTCCACATGGCCTCCTCTGGCCCATTCAAACTCTTCCCGGTCACCGGACCGGATTCCAAACTGAAAGATATGCCCGTCTCCCAGCAGCTCCCAGCAGCGCCGCATCACACAGGCATGAGAATATTTTACTCCCAGATAATCATCCCTCAGATCCGCATGGGCGTCCAGGTGGATGATTCTCAGATCACTATATTTCCGCCTGACTGCGCGGATACTTCCCAGTGTCACCAGATGTTCGCCCCCGATCATAAACGGACGTTTTCCGTCCTCCAGGATCCGGCCGCACCGCTCCTCAATAAGCTCCAGGGACAGGCCGGTATCTCCCATCGGCAGCTCCAGATCCCCGCTGTCAAAGACTCCGGCCTCAGACAGGTCCCTGTCCTGATAGGGACTGTAGGTTTCCAGCCCGAAGGACTCCATCCTGACCGCCTGGCAGCCGAATCTGGCTCCGGGCCGGAAAGAGGTGGTGGAATCAAAGGGCGCGCCGAACAGTACAGTTTCCGCCTCATCATATCCACAGTCACAGCCGATAAAGTTCAGCACATTTTTATTCAACATCTTTTACTAGCTCCTCCACGTATGCCGGAAGCGCAAAGACACCTGCATGCAGCCTCGGCAGATAGTATTTCGTCCGGATGCCCAGAAGCTTCCAGCGCACGCCGTCCATGTCATCCAGCGGATGGTATTTCTTGGAGGCGAACCCGAATAGCCAGTGTCCGGATGGATAGGACGGGATATGCGCCTGATAGATCCGGCTGATGGGAAAGGATTCTATGATCCGCTTATGCATCCGCTGGCACTGGAATGCTTCTTCCCTGTAAAAAGGACTTTCATGCTGGTTGACCATGATCCCGTCCTCGTGGAGAGCATTGTAGCAATTCCCATAGAATTCCTTCGTAAACAGTCCTTCCCCCGGGCCAAAGGGATTGGGTGAATCTATGATAATCAGGTCATAGGCATCTGCCTTCGACCTGACAAATCTCAGCCCGTCTTCGTGGTAAATCTGCACTCTTGGGTCATTGAGGCTGCAGGCCATCTGGGGAAAATATTTCCTGCATACCTCCACCAGCAGAGGGTCCACCTCTACCACGTCGATCTGCTGAATCCCGTCGTATTTCACCAGCTCCCGCACCACTCCGCCGTCCCCGCCGCCGATTACCAGGACGTGCTCCACATTGGGATGTACAGCCATGGGTACATGGCTGATCATCTCATGGTATATGAATTCATCCATCTCCGTCAGCATCAGGTCGCCGTCGGCCACAAGGATTTTCCCGAATTCTCGGGAATCCAGCACATCAATGCGCTGATAT includes:
- a CDS encoding sodium-dependent transporter → MEREKFSSRLGFVLISAGCAIGIGNVWRFPYVAGNSGGGIFVLVYLFFLVVLGVPILTMEFAVGRASRRSAVKACQQLEKPGQKWHLHGIVAVAGNYILMMFYTVVAGWMLHYFYLMASGRFETTETPEAVEAVFGEMTGSPQTMAFWMVIVVVLGFFICSLGLKKGVEKITKWMMLALLAIMVILAVRSIVLPGGAEGLAFYLVPSVERMQETGVGNVLVSAMNQSFFTLSLGIGAMAIFGSYLGKDRTLMGEAVTVSALDTFVAIVSGLIIFPACFAYGVSPDSGPKLIFVTLPNIFHSMPGGRVWGSLFFVFMAFAAFSTIIAVFENILGFWADLFGWSRKKAALFNIVLLILLSLPCVLGFNLWSGFEPLKAGNGIMDLEDFLVSNLLLPLGSLIYVLFCTSRYGWGWKKFRAEANEGNGPKIPDWLRRYCAYVLPCIVAAIFIYGLATYF
- the bilS gene encoding flavodoxin family protein BilS produces the protein MKYAMFCSSATGNTGMLGQVIEELLAGETKVENPEEADLVCVGFWTDQGGADESSRKLLKTLHNRKIFLFGTAGFGDSQTYFDGVLDAVEDNLNDSNDVIGRFMCQGKMPQAIRDRYNKLKEEVPNQGAHYDLMISNFDKALTHPDQEDLVRLKAVFKEAAAKL
- a CDS encoding FxLYD domain-containing protein: MKKRITAILLTSVLVLSMSSCGNSESQQQVEELTAQLDQLQEDYDALKEELKAAQKTAEEHTVENKDAPIEQITKEETDEKSETADEPSYEITYQNAIFHTDEYGYITTRSIAEVKNTGEADLYLPYGSYDLKTQDGSIVHSSKFFRPAPQIIAPGKTGYYFENVYMDEGTPTEGISITPYITPETSKLKNYRLEISNTAIFDKEYGGIDVHGEVTNTSDVAHEYLDIMIVFFDSEGHSIGQAYDLISETLQPGETRGFDISASDLPTTITTADIAKYQVYAFPEQYQY
- a CDS encoding IS3 family transposase, producing MTGRKSLIGMIDDYIEYYNKRRLLRNLGVITPEGKHEMYNLQVA
- the nspC gene encoding carboxynorspermidine decarboxylase, coding for MRREELPTPCYLISVKKIRENLEILNGVMDRTGCRILLAQKAFSLYALYPLIGSYLSGATASSLFEARLGAEEMGGENHIFSPAYREEEFDEILKYCDHIVLNSPGQARRYKDRARRAGRSVGIRINPECSTQEGHAIYDPCAPGSRLGTTAGQLSEELMKGVEGIHFHTLCEQNADALELTLRSVEEKFSPWLSGVKWINFGGGHHITRADYDRELLERCIRRVRQRYGAEVYLEPGEAIALNAGVLLTKVLELGRNGLDIAILDGSAACHMPDVLEMPYRPPLRGAGKPGEKEYTFRLAGPTCLAGDVIGDYSFSHILTPGETLVFEDMAIYTMVKNNTFNGIGLPAIALEEEDGDCRVWKQFGYEDFKKRL
- a CDS encoding saccharopine dehydrogenase family protein, which produces MGKALIIGCGGVASVAIHKCCQNSGEFTEICIASRTVAKCEALKEKLEKTTDTKITTAQVDANDVDALIRLIQEVKPDVVLNLALPYQDLTIMDACLATKTHYIDTANYEPEDTAKFEYKWQWAYRKRYEEAGITALLGSGFDPGVTGVFSAYALKHYFDEINYIDILDCNAGDHGYPFATNFNPEINIREVSAKGSYWEDGRWVETEPMEIKKVYDFPEVGPKDMYLLHHEEIESLALNIPGIRRIRFFMTFGQSYLNHLRCLEDVGMTSIEPILYEGKEIVPLQFLKAVLPDPSSLGPRTKGKTNIGCIFRGKKDGKEKNIYIYNVCDHQECYREVGSQAVAYTTGVPAMIGAMLVMNGTWRGPGVYNIEEFDPDPFMDALNRFGLPWKVSETPELVED
- the speB gene encoding agmatinase produces the protein MLNKNVLNFIGCDCGYDEAETVLFGAPFDSTTSFRPGARFGCQAVRMESFGLETYSPYQDRDLSEAGVFDSGDLELPMGDTGLSLELIEERCGRILEDGKRPFMIGGEHLVTLGSIRAVRRKYSDLRIIHLDAHADLRDDYLGVKYSHACVMRRCWELLGDGHIFQFGIRSGDREEFEWARGGHVEMHPFRLEGIGDAVRRLSDCPIYLTLDLDVLDPSVFPGTGTPEAGGAGFMELLEALLEICENSTIVGCDVVELSPHYDASGVSTAAAGKLIRELLLGMQH
- the speE gene encoding polyamine aminopropyltransferase, giving the protein MEMWFSDMHTENVKLSIKIDRQLFSAQSEYQRIDVLDSREFGKILVADGDLMLTEMDEFIYHEMISHVPMAVHPNVEHVLVIGGGDGGVVRELVKYDGIQQIDVVEVDPLLVEVCRKYFPQMACSLNDPRVQIYHEDGLRFVRSKADAYDLIIIDSPNPFGPGEGLFTKEFYGNCYNALHEDGIMVNQHESPFYREEAFQCQRMHKRIIESFPISRIYQAHIPSYPSGHWLFGFASKKYHPLDDMDGVRWKLLGIRTKYYLPRLHAGVFALPAYVEELVKDVE